The window ATCATCGGCATGTCCCAGGCCCTGGGCGAAACCGCTCCGCTGCTGATGATCGGCATGGTGGCCTTCATCGTCGACATCCCCGCCACCCCCACCGATCCATCGACGGTGCTGCCGGTGCAGGTCTACCTCTGGGCCGACAGCGCCGAACGCGCCTTCGTAGAGAAAACCTCCGCCGCCATCATCGTGCTGCTGGGCTTCCTCATCGCCATGAACATCCTGGCGGTGATCATCCGCAAACGCACCGAGCAGCGCTGGTAGAGCGACCCCGCGCTACTCCTCAAAGCGCATCAAGCAGCGCGCACCAAAAAGTGGGTCCTCCGTAGGGGGGGACCCACTTGTTGGTTCTCTTGTTGGTTCTGAGGCGCGAAGGAATTTCAGAGCCGGCTGGAAGCCGACGCTCCCAGGGAGCCACTTGTTGGAGCAAACGCCCAACCAGCGATTCCACAAACGATCACTTCATCCCCCAAGCTGGATCGACGTCCACACGCCAACGGTCCCCGGACCATTTCGGGCACAGACGCAAAAGTCCCCCGCAGGATGCTCCCGCGGGGGACTCGTGCAAGCAGACTGAGGCTGGCTCGATCAGCCGGCGGGCTTGAAGGGGACTCGCACCTCGGTGTTGGCCCACTGCAGGACAAGGTGGGTGCCACCCTCGACCTCTTCGAAGGAGAAGGTCATCTGATCCACCGCCTCCTCCAGCGAGGTGGGCGTCGCGGTGTAGGTCACCACGTCGTTGGCGGTGTCGAAGGCGTTCTCGAACTTCCCGGTCTCCGGGTTGCGCATGAAGGTGCCGTTGAAGCCCAGCTTGGAGTTGAAATGCACCGTCCAGGAATCCGGCCCGGGGACGGTGAAGAGGGTGTAGGTGCCGGCGGGGAGGGTGTCGTCACCCACCATCATGTCACCGGTGGCGGTGATCTCCGTGCCCTCGTTGGCGCCGGTACGCCACACCTTGCCGAAGGGCACCAGGGCGCCACTCTCCTCGGTGCCGAAGATGTTCTCCCGGCCGCGCAGGTAGGGACGGCTGTAGACCACCCGCAGATAGTCGTCACCGACGTGGGTGCGGGCCATACCCATGGGGCTGGGCCGCCGGCTCTCGTGCAGGTCCTGGGCCTCGACGTCGGAGGGTTGCACCACCGGCACCAGAGCCACCGCCAACAAGGTCAACACACAGATCTTCAAACCGTACAATGCTCGCTGCATACGAATTCTCCTGTTCAGAAAGGTCGTTGGAAACGGGCCCTCGGGCCCTGATGGAGAGGTGAAGAGGGACTATGAGGCCCTCTCCTCCTCCTCGGTGCCATCCGCTTCATTGAGCTCGTCTTTGAGCGGCCGTAGAAAACGGATGACACAGAAATTTGCCACGCTCAGCGCCAGCGCGATCTCGTACCGGCTATAGGCTACCGCTGCCCCGACCAGCGCCGTGCTCCACAGCGTCGCCGCCGTCGCCAGGCCCTTGACCTCGGTGCCGTTCTTGACGATGGCGCCGCCGCCCAAGAAGCCGATGCCGGTGATCAGGCCCTGGAGAATCCGAGCCTGGGTCTCGGGGTGCCCTTCGAGCACCACCTGAGCCATCAGCACCAACGCGGCGCTGCCCATGGCCACCAGAGGATAGGTCCTCAAACCCATGCCGCGGCTCGAACGCTCTCGATCCCAGGCCACCGGCAAGGCGAAGACGAAGGCCAGTGCGAGGCTCACCAGATGGCCTACAATGGTGCCCAATTCGAGTTCGAGGAACGTCATGCAAAGCTCAGCGACAGATAATGGTGACAGCATTCGCGAGACACCGAAGGCTGCTGGAGTATACCGCCTGCTCTCCCCACTGGCTCCCGCCGTCCTGCTCTTGCTGGCCGCGTGCCTGCAGCCGGCCACGCCCGGGCCCTCGGGTCCCGGCAACTCCCAAGTAGCCTCTCCCCCCGCCGGTACCCCCAAACTGATTCTCTTCCTGGTCATCGATCAGGGCTCCTACCCCCAGATCGAGCGCTTTCGCCCTCTCCTCACCGGGGGCCTGGCACGGCTGCTGGAAGAAGGCATCTCCTTCACCGCCATGCACCACGACCACGCCATCACCTCCACCGCCCCGGGCCACGCCACCCTCGCTACCGGCGTTCCCCCCTCTGGTCACGGTGTCGTAGCCAACGGTTGGTTCGACCGCGAGTCCGGGGAGTGGATCGAGGCCGTGGAGCATGGAGACGGAGAGGCCTCCCCCGGCAACCTCGAGGCCAGCTCGTTGGGAGACTGGTTGCAGGAAGCCTACCCCGAAGCCAAGGTCTTCACCGCCAGCGGCAAGGACCGGGGAGCGATCTTCACCGGCGGACGGGGCGCCGACGCCGCCTTCTGGTTCGACCGCGAGACCGGCCGCTGGATCACCTCGCCCTATTACTTAGAGACGACGCCGACCTGGCTGGACGACTTCCACCGGCGTCGGAGCCTTCACCGCTGGTTCGGCACCAGCTGGACACCGTTACCGGAGACCGAAGCGATGGTGGGTACCTTGGGGGTCGAGTCGGTGGACTTCCGGCCCATCGAGGAGAGCTTTCCCCATCCCCTGGGAAGGCCCACCCTGGTGCCCGGGGAGAGCTTCTACCGCGGCGTCTACGGCTCGCCCTTCGCCGATGCCTACCTGGCGGAATTCGCCCTGGCGATGCTCGAGGGCGAGGAGCTGGGCGCCGATGGCATCCCGGATCTACTGGGGCTCTCCTTTTCCGCCATGGACGCCGTGGGGCACGGCTTCGGCCCCGACAGCCCGGAGTTCCTCGACACGCTCCTGCGCCTCGATCGCACCCTGGGGGAGCTGCTGGAGGCCATCGACCAGCGGGTGGGGCTGGGGCACACTCTGATCTCTCTGAGCTCGGACCACGGCGTCATGCCCATGCCGGAGCTGCTGCGCCAGCGCGGTGACCAGGAGGCCGGACGCATCGGCGTCGAGGAGAGCCTGTGCGTACACCGGGCCGGCGCCGCCCTGGAAGAGAAGCTCGGACCGGGCTCGTGGGTGCGTTCGGGCTTCTACCTCGACCGCCGGGCGCTGGACGCCGCCGGCATCGACCGCCGAGAGGTGGAGAAGTGGTTGCGCCGGCGGCTGGAAGCATGCCCCAACGTTCAGCGGGTGTGGACCGCGTCGGAGCTCCAGAGCTTCTTGGCCGACGGCTCCCTCGAAGCACCGACGGAACCGGGAACCGAGGAGCATTTCCGACGCCTCTACGCCCACAGCTTCGACCCGGAGCGCAGCGCCGACCTCCTCGTCCAGCTACGGCCCAAGATCCTCGCCAGCTCCGCCATCGCCAACCACACCGGTCCCTACCCCTACGACACCCACGTGCCCTGGATCCTGCTGCTGCCGGAGGACCTACCGGCCCTGGGCGACAAGAGCGGGAAGAAGATCGAGGGCGGCGAGATCTCCGAGGCCGTCCGTACCCTCGACGTCGCCCCCACCCTCGCCGGCCTGCTGGGTCTGACCGTGCCGGCGAGCGTGGCAGGAAGAGACCTCCGGGAGCTGCTGGACGGAGCTCAACCGCTCGACGCCGCCCGGCAGGGACCGTAAGCCGCAAAGCGTCCATCATCCAGAATCAGCGGCATCGACGCCTCCTCCAACTGGCGGCGGAAGCCTTCCGCTCCACTCTTGACCACGAAGACCTGGGAACCGGTGCAGGTCGAGAGAGTCTGCCGCCACCAGGACAGCGGGCGGACGGTGGGTGTCTCGCGACTCACCCAATACTCAAAGCTACGCTCCAAATAGGTGCTCTTGATGGGATGGCCGTCGGAGCTCGCCACCGCCACCGGCCGGCCCAAATAGAACGGCAGGCTTTGGGGCAACGCCTCGACTCCGATGACTTCCGCCTGGGGGCCCGCCGCGGCCTCGATGGCCAGCGCCAGCTCCCCGGCGGAGCGGTCCCGGGCCACCGCCATGAGCAGCGGCTGGCTGATCAACGGCAACATCATCAACGGCAGGCTGAGGCCCACCGCCGCCCACCGTTGGCTCGAAGCTCCCCACCAGGTCACCAAGGCTCCACTCCAGGCCGCCACCGCCAGCCCGGCGGCAGTGAGAGGAATCAACGGCTGGAGCTCCGCTGCTGCTCCCACATCCACCCATCCCAGGGCCACGGCCCCCAGCCCACTCCCCGTCACTGCCCAAGCCAGCGCAGCCAACCGCGCTCCGGGCAGCGTCCGTCGCCCGTCCCTCTGCTTCCAGAGCCCCGCCACCATCAGCGCAATGGCCGGCACTACCGGCAAGATGTATTGCGGCCGCTTGGACTGGGAGAGGGTGAAGAAGAGCAGCGGCAGCAACACCCACAAGGCCACCAGCGTCCAGGAGCTGCTCCAGTCCCGGCCCCACCGGCGCCCAACGCCCCCGAGGGCCACCCACGACCAGGGCATCGCCCCGACCAGCCCCACCCCGGCGAAATACCAGATCGGCCCGGTCCGCTGAAGCTCTGGAGTGGTCATGCGCAACCAGGTCTCGGTGATCAGGGCATAGTGCAGGAAGCCCGGCACCGCCCGTTCCATGAACAGCAGCCATGGAAGCACCGCCGCGAGGAACACTCCCCACCCCACGGGACGCCACATCGCTCGGGCATCTCGGCGCAAGGCACCGTAGGGAATCGCTATCAACAACGGCACCACCACCGCGACCGGCCCCTTGGTCATGGTGCCCAAGGCCATGGCGCCCCAGGCCATGGCCAGCCAATATCTTCGCTGTGGAGAGCCAGCGCCCTGCTCGAGGAGCTGGTGGAAAGAGACGATGGCCAGCACGATGAAGAAGGTGAGAACGCTGTCGAAGATCACCGTCCGGGCGTAGACCAGGGTCAGGGGCGTAGAGGCGGCGGCCAGGCCAGCGATCCAGGCCTCCCGCGGCCCCCAAAGCCGGCGAGCGAACCAGGCGGTCAACAACACCGTGGCCAGTCCAAAGACCAAGGATGGGAGGCGGGCCGCCCCGGGGGTCGGCCCCAACCAACGCATGGCCTCTGCGGCCAGGGCGAAGACGAAGAATGGCTTGTCCAAAAAGGGGAGCCCGTTGAGCTCCGGCAGGAGGTAGTGGCCGTCCGCCAACATCTCCCGAGCCACCTCGGCGTTGCGCCCCTCGTCGGGATCGATGAGGGGCTGTTGAAAGATGCCATAGCCGAGAATGCCAAGAGCCGCAGCCAACCACAGCCAGGGAAAGACCCGGACGAGAAGGGCCATGAGCCTCCGGACAGCCAGGGCCCCGGCTCCTCGACGATCGGGCTCCGGTAGGGCATCCGCCGGCCACGGCAGGACCCGCCCCGGATGCCGCCGGAGCGGCTGGGCAGGAGCCTGCAAAACGGGGGCCTCCCGGTCGGCGGCGAGATCGGGGGCTAGATCAGCGGTGGGGTCGGCGGCGGAGGGAGTTCGCTGCTGGAAAGGCATAGGGTCTCCGAGAGGTGCTGTTCCGAGCCCCGGGCGAACACGGGCACCGGGGCTCGAGAAACAAGCTAACCCGCCCAGATGAACCTGTAGTGAATGAGATATTGAGACACGGATCGAAGCCGTAGCCACCCCGAGCCCTCGCCGCCGGCTCCCGATCCCGGCGACGCCCGCAGACCTTGGCCTAGCGGCCGGACGGAGCCGGGGGCCTGGCGGTCAAGCCCACCAGCTCCAGCAATCGCAGCGCGTTGGTGGTAGTGGCGATGCCCGGCCGCAGCTGGTAGTCGAAGGTCATGGCGGGCTCCACGCCGGGGGGATGGAGGGTCTCGCGAAAATGTACCGGCACCGCGGCGTCGCGCAATTCCTCCGCTGCCGCCAGCTCCAGATCGTGGGTGGAGACCGCACCGATGGCTCCCGCCGCCAGCAGATGCTCCAGCACCTTGCGCACGGCGATCTGGCGCTCCGCGGAGTTGGTGCCGCGGAGGATCTCGTCGAGGAGGTAGAGCAGCGGCGTCGAGCCCTCGGCAGCGTCCACCACCTCCTTGAGCCGTTCCAGCTCGGCCATGAAGAACGAGGTCCCCCGGGCGAGGGAATCCTCCACCCGAATGCTCGTGCCCAGCCGAAGCGGCGGCATCACCCACTCCGAAGCACACACCGGCGCCCCCGCCTGGGCGAGGACGGCGTTGACTCCCAGGGCGCGCAGCAGGGTGCTCTTGCCCGACATGTTGGAGCCGGTGACCAGCAGGAAGCTTCCCGGCGGCCCCACCGTCACGGTGTTGCACACCCGATCCTCGGCGGCCAAGAGCGGATGGCCCAGCTCCCGGCCCCGCAGCTCCAATGGGCCAGCGGCGTCCACCACCGGGAAACACCACCCCGGCTCGTCGTGGAGCAGACCGGCAAAGGCGGCGAGCACCTCCACCTCTCCGAGCACCTGGAACCACTTCCGAACCTGCGGGCCCACCCGACGCTGCCAGCGCTCCATGCGGTGGAGCACGTGAAAGTCCCACAGGCACAGCGCTTCCACCACCGGATGCATCATGGACAGCCGGAGATCCGAGAGCTGCACCAGCCGGTCGAGGCGGTCCATCTCCCGGTCCACCGCCGTGCCCCTCCCCACCAAGGCCTCTCGATAGGGAGCCAGCGCGGACTCCCGGGAAGCGCCGGTACCGGGCAGCCGCAGCAGATGCTCGAAGATCCGGCCGTAGAAGGCGAGCTCGCCACCGCGCACCGACACCCGGGCGAAGGCATCGTGGATCGGACCGTGGACGGCGAAGCTGAAACCGAGATTGAGGACCAGGGAAATCAGCCAGAAATGCAGCGGTAGGGGCGTGGCGATACCGGCCACCAGGAGCCCCAGGGAGATCACCGGCAACGCGAAGGACGCCAGCCGTAGAGCCGGGCGCGCGCCGAGCCACGGCCGGTCCTCGGCCCAGGCGACGAACTTCTCCGGCTCCGGCGCCAGCTCCACCAGCTCCGCCGCCAAAGCCTCCAGCCGTTGCCGGAAGCCCAGCCGCGGCGCCAGCTCCGCCACCGCCCGCTGGCGTTGGGCCAGCACCTCCGAAGCGGCCCCGCGGGTCAACCAGCGACCCAGGGTCTCGCGCCCCGGCGGCGTCCCCACCGCCCCCAGCAGCTGTGCCACGGAAGCCGGCCCGAAGAGGTCCAGATCCCGTACCGTAGCAGCCGCCGAAGACGTCGGTGGCACCAGCCGCGGCGGCTCCGGCAAAGCCGCCCAATCCCGCTTCAGCCGCAGCAGCGCATGCTCGTTGACCCGCACCAGGGAGGCCCACCGCCGCTGGCGGCGAATCACCCGCCCGTGGACCCGCACCAAAATCATGAACACGATCAGCGCCACCGCCGCGCCCAGGTACCCGGCGGTCTGCAGCCCCCCGCCATAAAACAGAGTCACCGCCAGGCAAGCCACGCCGGCGAGAAACACCGCCAACCGGGCCCACGACAGCCGCAAGGACCGCTGCGTCGCCGCCTCCTCGAGACGACGAAAGCGCTCCCGCCGCCGGGTGTACTCCACCGCGGCATGCTCGACCGCGGCGTGCGGCGTCTCAGACTCTCTGTGTGATTGAAAATCCCCCATCGCTCCTCCTGGGGGCGTAGTCTACCCGCCCCGCGACAACGAGCGATGGTTTCAGTGGCGTGAGACGAGCACGCCGCGAGATGGCGTGCGATGGACCCCGGTCAACCGAAGCGGCCGGTGATGTAGTCCTCAGTCTGCTGCCGCACCGGATTCACAAACAGCGTATCCGTCGCCCCATACTCAATGAGCTCACCGAGATAGAGAAACGCCGTGTAATCCGACACGCGGGAGGCCTGCTGCATATTGTGGGTGACGATCACCTGAGTGTACTCCCGCTTCAGCTCGAGCATCAGCTCCTCGATCTTCGCCGTCGCGATGGGGTCGAGGGCCGAGCAGGGCTCGTCGAAGAGGATCACCTCCGGCTCTACAGCGATGGCCCGGGCGATGCACAGGCGCTGCTGCTGACCGCCGGAAAGGCCCAGGGCGCTGTCCAGCAGCCGGTCCTTGACCTCTTCCCACAGGGCGGCGCCGCGCAGGCTCTTCTCGACGATGTCGTCGAGCTCCGAGCGCTTGCTGATGCCCTGGATGCGGCAGCCGTAGGCGACATTGTCGTAGATCGACTTGGGGAAGGGATTGGACTTCTGAAACACCATGCCGATGCGCTTGCGCAGCAGGTTGGTATCCACCTCGGGGCTGAGGATGGAGTCGTTCTCGAAGCGGATATCGCCCTCGATGCGCACCGAAGGCACCAGGTCGTTGAGGCGGTTGATGCAGCGCAGCAAGGTCGACTTGCCGCAGCCCGAGGGACCGATGAAGGCGGTGATCTCGCGCTCCGGGATGTCCATGGAGATGCCCTTGAGGGCCCGCTTGTCCCCGTACCAGAGGGAGAGGTCGTCGACCTCCA is drawn from Acidobacteriota bacterium and contains these coding sequences:
- a CDS encoding DUF2911 domain-containing protein, encoding MQRALYGLKICVLTLLAVALVPVVQPSDVEAQDLHESRRPSPMGMARTHVGDDYLRVVYSRPYLRGRENIFGTEESGALVPFGKVWRTGANEGTEITATGDMMVGDDTLPAGTYTLFTVPGPDSWTVHFNSKLGFNGTFMRNPETGKFENAFDTANDVVTYTATPTSLEEAVDQMTFSFEEVEGGTHLVLQWANTEVRVPFKPAG
- a CDS encoding MgtC/SapB family protein gives rise to the protein MTFLELELGTIVGHLVSLALAFVFALPVAWDRERSSRGMGLRTYPLVAMGSAALVLMAQVVLEGHPETQARILQGLITGIGFLGGGAIVKNGTEVKGLATAATLWSTALVGAAVAYSRYEIALALSVANFCVIRFLRPLKDELNEADGTEEEERAS
- a CDS encoding alkaline phosphatase family protein, with product MQSSATDNGDSIRETPKAAGVYRLLSPLAPAVLLLLAACLQPATPGPSGPGNSQVASPPAGTPKLILFLVIDQGSYPQIERFRPLLTGGLARLLEEGISFTAMHHDHAITSTAPGHATLATGVPPSGHGVVANGWFDRESGEWIEAVEHGDGEASPGNLEASSLGDWLQEAYPEAKVFTASGKDRGAIFTGGRGADAAFWFDRETGRWITSPYYLETTPTWLDDFHRRRSLHRWFGTSWTPLPETEAMVGTLGVESVDFRPIEESFPHPLGRPTLVPGESFYRGVYGSPFADAYLAEFALAMLEGEELGADGIPDLLGLSFSAMDAVGHGFGPDSPEFLDTLLRLDRTLGELLEAIDQRVGLGHTLISLSSDHGVMPMPELLRQRGDQEAGRIGVEESLCVHRAGAALEEKLGPGSWVRSGFYLDRRALDAAGIDRREVEKWLRRRLEACPNVQRVWTASELQSFLADGSLEAPTEPGTEEHFRRLYAHSFDPERSADLLVQLRPKILASSAIANHTGPYPYDTHVPWILLLPEDLPALGDKSGKKIEGGEISEAVRTLDVAPTLAGLLGLTVPASVAGRDLRELLDGAQPLDAARQGP
- a CDS encoding glycosyltransferase family 39 protein, with the translated sequence MPFQQRTPSAADPTADLAPDLAADREAPVLQAPAQPLRRHPGRVLPWPADALPEPDRRGAGALAVRRLMALLVRVFPWLWLAAALGILGYGIFQQPLIDPDEGRNAEVAREMLADGHYLLPELNGLPFLDKPFFVFALAAEAMRWLGPTPGAARLPSLVFGLATVLLTAWFARRLWGPREAWIAGLAAASTPLTLVYARTVIFDSVLTFFIVLAIVSFHQLLEQGAGSPQRRYWLAMAWGAMALGTMTKGPVAVVVPLLIAIPYGALRRDARAMWRPVGWGVFLAAVLPWLLFMERAVPGFLHYALITETWLRMTTPELQRTGPIWYFAGVGLVGAMPWSWVALGGVGRRWGRDWSSSWTLVALWVLLPLLFFTLSQSKRPQYILPVVPAIALMVAGLWKQRDGRRTLPGARLAALAWAVTGSGLGAVALGWVDVGAAAELQPLIPLTAAGLAVAAWSGALVTWWGASSQRWAAVGLSLPLMMLPLISQPLLMAVARDRSAGELALAIEAAAGPQAEVIGVEALPQSLPFYLGRPVAVASSDGHPIKSTYLERSFEYWVSRETPTVRPLSWWRQTLSTCTGSQVFVVKSGAEGFRRQLEEASMPLILDDGRFAAYGPCRAASSG
- a CDS encoding DNA mismatch repair protein MutS, with protein sequence MGDFQSHRESETPHAAVEHAAVEYTRRRERFRRLEEAATQRSLRLSWARLAVFLAGVACLAVTLFYGGGLQTAGYLGAAVALIVFMILVRVHGRVIRRQRRWASLVRVNEHALLRLKRDWAALPEPPRLVPPTSSAAATVRDLDLFGPASVAQLLGAVGTPPGRETLGRWLTRGAASEVLAQRQRAVAELAPRLGFRQRLEALAAELVELAPEPEKFVAWAEDRPWLGARPALRLASFALPVISLGLLVAGIATPLPLHFWLISLVLNLGFSFAVHGPIHDAFARVSVRGGELAFYGRIFEHLLRLPGTGASRESALAPYREALVGRGTAVDREMDRLDRLVQLSDLRLSMMHPVVEALCLWDFHVLHRMERWQRRVGPQVRKWFQVLGEVEVLAAFAGLLHDEPGWCFPVVDAAGPLELRGRELGHPLLAAEDRVCNTVTVGPPGSFLLVTGSNMSGKSTLLRALGVNAVLAQAGAPVCASEWVMPPLRLGTSIRVEDSLARGTSFFMAELERLKEVVDAAEGSTPLLYLLDEILRGTNSAERQIAVRKVLEHLLAAGAIGAVSTHDLELAAAEELRDAAVPVHFRETLHPPGVEPAMTFDYQLRPGIATTTNALRLLELVGLTARPPAPSGR
- the pstB gene encoding phosphate ABC transporter ATP-binding protein PstB — protein: MTDVSPSSDAQEIRTRPPAMESRVESDEIKAKALDPGIENALLEVDDLSLWYGDKRALKGISMDIPEREITAFIGPSGCGKSTLLRCINRLNDLVPSVRIEGDIRFENDSILSPEVDTNLLRKRIGMVFQKSNPFPKSIYDNVAYGCRIQGISKRSELDDIVEKSLRGAALWEEVKDRLLDSALGLSGGQQQRLCIARAIAVEPEVILFDEPCSALDPIATAKIEELMLELKREYTQVIVTHNMQQASRVSDYTAFLYLGELIEYGATDTLFVNPVRQQTEDYITGRFG